Part of the Plasmodium cynomolgi strain B DNA, scaffold: 0082, whole genome shotgun sequence genome, GGGTCGACAATAAGGTTTTAAGTATGTGTGTTCAAAGGTTAAGaactatttatattatgtaaaggtaaattataaatcactttatatacaaaaatgttgtaaataattaaactactTCTTGTAGTAtcaagtaattaataatttactttatggTTGCACTACCTTATAACTATACAGTGAACTTCAATAACTGTGTGATGAGTAAAATAtagattttttaatatgtaagGAGCATAAAATGAACGTTAAATGTGAAAGATATATAAAGCTTGATGAAATAATTACACAATACAAGgatttttatgcatatgaATCATGAAACGTAAACCATAAAACCCTTTAACCCTAAAATTATGTAGATTTGGTgtgttaattttatatatatgtatatgtatgtgcatgAGCTCAgatttttcctccttttatttCAGATAGAGTGGTGGAAAAGTATGTAAAGGAATGAGTTAGATATTTTGCATGTGCTGGAAggatggaattttttttttatgtgtacatacattaTGATGTCCTATAATACTATACGTGATCATATGCAAAGAATTCGTTGTGGGATATTtcagagaagaaaaaaggttaaaTACATTGATCCTATTCCATGCCCCCTAAGAATGAACaccacttcttctttcctttaaAGAAGAACTTATCTTACATAGGGGACAGAATATACTATAGAACGATCTCCTGTTAAGTCAGATTCTGAATTTATTGTTAATCCAAATGTTGAATCTTCAGTTCCTATATTCAACCTTCGTTCTATTGGactacttcttcttcctcttatAATGGAGGAGTTACGTGCTTTAGGAAATATGGAAGTGTactgagaaaaagaagaaagaaaaagggagaacaAGAATGGGAGGAAGTGGGGGGAAAGGAATTTGCAACATTTATATAACGCACATCActttatcatttattttttatatttattttaaataagaaatatgtatatgaataactattattatttatatattatactgtaattataattataattacttTCAAGAAGAGGAAACCGATTAACGGTAATCCTGCTGCTATTCCAACAGCAGAAGGAATAATAGAggaaaatggtgaagaacCTTCTAAATCTCCTTCCATACTTTGCACCAGCTGATGTGTCCCTTCTGATACAGTATCCACACTTAGGACACCATCACCCACACGTAAACCCGAAACCCCAGGTGCAACACCAACTCCTGGGGCATGAGCATCACTTGTTTCTGCACCTAAAAAGTGAGTAAGGGGATCAGGGTATTAGttctaatttttcattaaggAAGGTATGAACGGGAGTTATGTGTACATTAGGGGGTACAGgtgcttcctcctttttgtatgcGTCCCATATTCCTCcttttgtaataatacatttggattatacatttgaattataatatatttgattacaaatatttgaatatacatatttattattatgtgCTTCCCCCTACCACCTTCCCTTTCTCTTTATTTGTCCTACCTGTTCGAGCAGCTTCAGCTCCTGAATGCCCATTTAGGGAAGTTACGACTTCTGAGGTAGGTTCCATTCTTGCTTTTTCTGGCGATAGTGCTCGTGGTGCAGAAGCTGTGGGGCATATTAATGCTGGTGGCCACGCCAGCTTACAATGAATACCTGTCCCATGTTCCCTTATAAATTCTTGACAATATGAATCATCAGTTATTTCCCCACATTTCTCACATAATTTGTCATATGCCTCCTTAGCTTTTGCCACATGTTCGTAATATACCCCACTATCCAAATATTGACTACACTCCTTCTTCTGGATGACATCTTCTCTGTTATAATTGTAATCAAATAGATCCTTTGCCCATCCAAAGAAGGTTTCGCTAATATCGGAGTACAAATTACGGCACTCAGTTCCTAACGGGGATTCCCTCAGCTTGCTGTAAATGATCTTCATGGCCTCCCTAAAATCATTATGATCTATATTCCCTTTTATTCTATGACCTAtccaataatataaaaagttaC contains:
- a CDS encoding hypothetical protein (putative), coding for MVKQVGDSITLPSQGIYNQFKESAECHVTQGGKVKSKDDIVGIVKIAWGLRGIKGKMVTEIVNAWCRTRNITVEVTDKYGPCNFLYYWIGHRIKGNIDHNDFREAMKIIYSKLRESPLGTECRNLYSDISETFFGWAKDLFDYNYNREDVIQKKECSQYLDSGVYYEHVAKAKEAYDKLCEKCGEITDDSYCQEFIREHGTGIHCKLAWPPALICPTASAPRALSPEKARMEPTSEVVQKQVMLMPQELVLHLGFRVYVWVMVS